From a region of the Acomys russatus chromosome 4, mAcoRus1.1, whole genome shotgun sequence genome:
- the Adig gene encoding adipogenin: protein MKYPLVPLVNDLTLSFLVFWLCLPVSLLLFLMIVWLHFLLSQDSKENDSDLCFNWEPWSKGPAESGCEATLCGQEDRLHR, encoded by the exons ATGAAGTACCCTCTGGTGCCACTGGTGAATGACCTCACCCTCTCGTTCCTGGTTTTCTGGCTCTGCTTGCCCGTGAGTTTGCTGCTGTTCTTGATGATCGTCTGGCTACACTTCTTGCTTAGTCAAG attCAAAGGAAAATGATTCAGATTTATGCTTCAACTGGGAGCCCTGGAGCAAAGGACCAGCTGAGTCAGGCTGTGAGGCGACACTCTGTGGCCAGGAGGACAGGCTCCACCGGTGA